The following proteins come from a genomic window of Pseudomonas sp. WJP1:
- a CDS encoding ATP-binding protein, with product MLAPVQITSATRQNLWRLTFIRTLVLAAQAGSVGLAYWLELLPLPWFQLAATLGCSMLLCAFTAIRLRTSWPVTELEYAVQLACDLFIHSALLYFSGGSTNPFVSYYLVPLTIAAVTLPWRYSVILSGIALAMYTLLLARFYPLQTFPIARENLQVYGMWLSFALAAAVITFFAARMAEELRRQEELRAIRREEGLRDQQLLAVATQAAGAAHELGTPLATMSVLLKEMQQDHPDPMLQDDLKVLQDQVKLCKETLQQLVRAAEANRRLAVQMQDVTDWLDEALNRWHLMRPEASYRFQRLGQGTVPRMAPPPDLTQALLNLLNNAADACPEGLQVTLDWNAEDLTISIRDHGAGVPLAIAEQIGKPFFTTKGKGFGLGLFLSKASVTRAGGSVKLYSHEEGGTLTELRLPHGARGDQHE from the coding sequence ATGCTCGCCCCCGTTCAAATCACTTCCGCCACGCGCCAGAATCTCTGGCGGTTGACGTTCATCCGCACTTTGGTCCTGGCCGCCCAAGCCGGTTCCGTAGGCCTGGCCTACTGGCTCGAACTGTTGCCGTTGCCCTGGTTCCAACTGGCCGCGACCCTCGGCTGCTCGATGCTGCTGTGTGCCTTCACGGCCATTCGGCTGCGTACCAGCTGGCCGGTCACCGAGCTCGAATACGCGGTGCAGCTGGCCTGCGACCTGTTTATCCACAGTGCGTTACTGTATTTCTCGGGGGGGTCGACCAACCCGTTCGTCTCTTATTACCTGGTACCGCTGACCATCGCGGCAGTGACCTTGCCATGGCGTTACTCGGTGATTCTGTCGGGCATTGCCCTGGCCATGTATACCTTGCTGCTGGCGCGCTTCTACCCGCTGCAAACCTTCCCGATCGCCCGGGAAAACCTGCAGGTGTACGGAATGTGGCTGAGCTTCGCCCTGGCGGCGGCAGTGATCACGTTCTTCGCCGCGCGCATGGCCGAGGAGCTGCGTCGCCAGGAAGAGCTGCGGGCCATTCGCCGGGAAGAAGGCCTGCGCGACCAGCAACTGTTGGCCGTCGCTACCCAGGCGGCGGGCGCCGCCCATGAGCTGGGCACGCCGCTGGCAACCATGAGCGTGTTGCTCAAGGAGATGCAGCAGGATCATCCTGACCCGATGCTGCAGGATGACCTGAAGGTGCTGCAGGACCAGGTCAAGCTGTGCAAGGAGACCTTGCAACAACTTGTTCGGGCGGCTGAGGCCAATCGCCGGCTGGCGGTGCAGATGCAGGACGTCACCGACTGGCTCGACGAAGCGCTCAATCGCTGGCACCTGATGCGTCCGGAAGCCAGCTATCGCTTCCAGCGCCTGGGCCAGGGCACGGTACCGCGCATGGCGCCGCCGCCGGACCTGACCCAGGCGCTGCTCAATTTGCTCAACAACGCGGCGGATGCCTGCCCTGAAGGGCTGCAGGTGACCCTGGACTGGAATGCCGAGGACTTGACCATCAGCATCCGCGACCACGGTGCTGGTGTGCCGCTGGCCATCGCCGAGCAGATCGGCAAGCCATTTTTTACCACCAAGGGCAAAGGTTTCGGCCTGGGCCTGTTTTTGAGCAAGGCCAGCGTGACACGCGCCGGCGGCTCAGTGAAACTCTATAGTCATGAGGAAGGCGGCACGCTCACTGAGCTGCGCCTGCCCCACGGCGCCCGAGGAGACCAACATGAGTGA
- a CDS encoding ABC transporter substrate-binding protein, whose product MLKHAVIPFLVGASLLASAPFAQAATNLVFCSEGSPAGFDPGQYTTGTDFDASAETMFNRLTQFERGGTAVIPGLATSWDVSTDGLTYTFHLREGVKFHTTPYFKPTREFNADDVLFTFNRMINKDDPFRKAYPTEFPYFTDMGMDTNITKIDKVDDKTVKFTLKDVDAAFIQNMAMSFASIQSAEYAAQLLKEGKAADINQKPVGTGPFVFKSYQKDSNIRYTGNKDYWKPDDVKIDNLIFAITTDPSVRIQKLKKNECQVTLFPRPADLKALREDKTLKLPDQAGFNLGYIAYNVMDKVKGSNEPNPLAQLKVRQALDMAVNKQQIIDSVYQGAGQLAVNAMPPTQWSYDTTIKDAPYNPEKAKELLKEAGVKDGTEIVLWAMPVQRPYNPNAKLMAEMLQSDWAKVGLKVKIQSYEWGEYIKRSKGGENQAMLIGWSGDNGDPDNWLNVLFGCDSLEGNNFSKWCYKPFDDIVKQAKRTSDQGKRTELYKQAQHILKDQTPMTPIAHSTVFQPMRANVQDFKISPFGLNSFYGVSVSK is encoded by the coding sequence ATGCTTAAACACGCGGTCATTCCGTTTTTAGTCGGCGCCAGCCTGTTGGCTAGTGCACCGTTCGCTCAAGCTGCGACTAACCTGGTGTTCTGCTCCGAAGGGAGCCCGGCCGGTTTCGATCCAGGTCAATACACCACCGGAACCGACTTCGACGCCTCTGCCGAAACCATGTTCAACCGCCTGACCCAGTTCGAGCGCGGCGGTACCGCCGTAATTCCTGGCCTGGCGACCAGCTGGGACGTCTCCACTGACGGCCTGACCTACACCTTCCACCTGCGCGAAGGCGTCAAGTTCCACACCACCCCGTATTTCAAGCCGACTCGTGAGTTCAACGCCGACGACGTGCTGTTCACCTTTAATCGCATGATTAACAAGGATGACCCGTTCCGCAAAGCGTACCCGACCGAATTCCCGTACTTCACCGACATGGGGATGGACACCAACATCACCAAGATCGATAAAGTCGACGACAAAACCGTCAAGTTCACCCTCAAAGACGTTGATGCCGCGTTCATCCAGAACATGGCGATGAGCTTTGCTTCGATCCAGTCCGCCGAATACGCAGCCCAGCTGCTGAAAGAAGGCAAGGCTGCCGACATCAACCAGAAGCCGGTCGGCACTGGTCCGTTCGTGTTCAAGAGCTACCAGAAAGATTCCAACATCCGCTACACCGGGAACAAGGACTACTGGAAGCCAGACGACGTCAAGATCGACAACCTGATCTTCGCCATCACCACCGACCCGTCGGTACGTATCCAAAAGCTGAAGAAGAACGAGTGCCAGGTCACCCTGTTCCCTCGTCCGGCCGACCTGAAAGCGCTGCGCGAAGACAAGACCCTGAAGCTGCCTGACCAGGCAGGTTTCAACCTGGGCTACATCGCCTACAACGTGATGGATAAGGTCAAGGGCAGCAACGAGCCAAACCCGCTGGCCCAACTGAAAGTGCGTCAGGCACTGGACATGGCGGTCAACAAGCAACAGATCATCGACTCCGTGTACCAGGGCGCTGGCCAACTGGCCGTCAACGCCATGCCGCCGACCCAGTGGTCCTACGACACCACCATCAAGGATGCGCCGTACAACCCTGAGAAAGCCAAAGAGCTGCTCAAGGAAGCTGGCGTGAAAGACGGCACCGAAATCGTTCTCTGGGCCATGCCGGTACAGCGTCCGTATAACCCGAACGCCAAGCTGATGGCAGAAATGCTGCAGTCCGACTGGGCGAAAGTCGGTCTCAAGGTCAAGATCCAGAGCTACGAGTGGGGCGAGTACATCAAGCGCTCCAAAGGCGGCGAGAACCAGGCGATGCTGATTGGCTGGAGCGGCGACAATGGTGATCCCGACAACTGGCTGAACGTGCTGTTCGGTTGCGACTCGCTGGAAGGCAACAACTTCTCGAAGTGGTGCTACAAGCCGTTTGACGACATCGTCAAGCAAGCCAAGCGCACTTCGGATCAAGGCAAGCGCACCGAACTGTACAAGCAGGCGCAACACATCCTTAAAGATCAGACGCCAATGACACCTATCGCTCACTCGACGGTGTTCCAACCCATGCGCGCCAATGTGCAGGACTTCAAGATCAGCCCGTTTGGCTTGAACTCCTTCTACGGCGTCAGCGTCAGCAAATAA
- a CDS encoding OprD family porin yields MKLSSTAILALAISSVTATAYAESQSQAFTPVTVKEKSAQSEATGFVEGQSITGTTRNWYANEQLKRGAHFKYKKDGVLLDTDRRINWVQGTIFKYNSGFTEGTVGFSTEAAVYNAIALDQDRKDLASGNGGAPEPGRVKAGNNRTLTHDGGDAVGQWSKLGLANVKARFSNTTLTAGRQNFSSPMVDVIGNRALPSSFQGVSLHSEELENLTFDLATFDRNSPRTEESQRKFRSEYADEIIEIDHVYTAGITYQPLASLTTSLWGTQAEDMWNQYYFGATHVLGDSSVLSLTTGLNYYKTVDEGKAKLGQIDNDTYSLSFGLTHQAHSLTFSYQEVNGNEYFDYLHETNGIYLANSLLSDFNSPNEKSFQIAYGLNMAEYGVPGLKFNIYQARGWGIDGTHYKGGAYDSVLTMDGEHHYEYGIGASYAVQSGPLKATTVRATYTAHRASENQLDGSINEFRLVTTVPFNIL; encoded by the coding sequence ATGAAACTGAGCAGCACCGCGATACTGGCCCTGGCCATCAGCAGCGTAACCGCCACGGCTTACGCTGAAAGCCAGAGCCAGGCGTTCACCCCGGTTACCGTGAAAGAGAAAAGTGCTCAAAGTGAAGCCACGGGTTTCGTCGAAGGCCAGTCGATCACCGGCACGACCCGTAACTGGTACGCCAACGAACAGCTGAAGCGTGGCGCGCACTTCAAATACAAAAAAGACGGCGTACTGCTCGATACGGATCGCCGTATCAACTGGGTTCAGGGCACCATCTTCAAGTACAACTCGGGCTTCACCGAAGGCACAGTTGGCTTCAGCACCGAGGCCGCGGTCTACAACGCCATCGCCCTGGACCAGGATCGCAAGGACCTGGCGTCCGGTAACGGCGGCGCTCCAGAACCAGGCCGCGTCAAGGCGGGTAACAACCGTACCCTGACCCACGATGGCGGCGATGCAGTTGGCCAGTGGAGCAAACTGGGCCTGGCTAACGTCAAGGCACGCTTCTCGAACACCACATTGACTGCTGGTCGTCAAAACTTCAGCAGCCCGATGGTCGATGTAATCGGCAACCGTGCCCTGCCTTCCAGCTTTCAGGGCGTAAGCCTGCACAGCGAAGAACTGGAAAACCTGACGTTTGACTTGGCCACGTTCGACCGCAACTCGCCACGCACCGAAGAAAGCCAGCGTAAATTCCGCTCCGAATACGCTGACGAGATTATCGAAATCGATCACGTGTACACCGCTGGTATTACTTACCAGCCACTCGCCAGCCTGACCACCAGCCTGTGGGGTACCCAGGCCGAAGACATGTGGAACCAGTACTATTTCGGCGCCACTCACGTGTTGGGTGACAGTTCGGTATTGAGCCTGACTACTGGCCTGAACTACTACAAGACCGTCGACGAAGGTAAAGCGAAACTGGGCCAGATTGACAACGACACCTACTCCCTGTCGTTCGGGCTGACTCATCAGGCCCACAGCCTGACGTTCTCCTACCAGGAAGTGAACGGTAACGAGTACTTCGACTACCTGCACGAAACCAACGGCATCTACCTGGCCAACTCCCTGCTGTCGGACTTCAACAGCCCGAACGAGAAGTCCTTCCAGATCGCCTACGGCCTGAACATGGCCGAATACGGTGTACCAGGCCTGAAGTTCAATATCTACCAGGCTCGCGGCTGGGGTATTGACGGTACGCATTACAAAGGCGGCGCCTACGACAGCGTGCTGACGATGGACGGCGAACATCACTACGAATACGGCATCGGTGCTTCCTACGCCGTACAGAGCGGTCCGCTCAAGGCAACGACCGTACGCGCGACCTACACCGCGCACCGTGCCAGTGAAAACCAGCTGGATGGCAGCATCAACGAGTTCCGTCTTGTGACCACCGTTCCGTTCAACATTCTGTAA
- the kdgD gene encoding 5-dehydro-4-deoxyglucarate dehydratase: MNPQELKSILSSGLLSFPVTDFNAQGDFNRAGYIKRLEWLAPYGASALFAAGGTGEFFSLAASEYSEIIKTAVDTCATSVPILAGVGGSTRQAIEYAQEAERLGAKGLLLLPHYLTEASQDGVAAHVEAVCKSVNIGVVVYNRNVCRLNAPLLERLAERCPNLIGYKDGLGDIELMVSIRRRLGDRFTYLGGLPTAEVYAAAYKALGVPVYSSAVFNFIPKTAMDFYHAIAREDHATVGKIIDDFFLPYLDIRNRKAGYAVSIVKAGAKIAGYDAGPVRAPLTDLTGEEYEMLAALIDKQGAQ, encoded by the coding sequence ATGAATCCACAAGAACTGAAGTCCATCCTCTCCTCCGGTCTGCTGTCTTTCCCGGTCACCGATTTCAATGCCCAGGGCGATTTCAACCGCGCTGGCTACATCAAGCGTCTGGAATGGCTGGCCCCATACGGCGCCTCGGCTTTGTTCGCCGCAGGCGGCACCGGTGAGTTCTTCTCTCTGGCGGCCAGCGAATATTCGGAAATCATCAAGACGGCCGTCGACACTTGCGCCACCAGCGTGCCAATTCTCGCCGGTGTCGGTGGTTCCACCCGCCAGGCCATCGAATACGCACAGGAAGCTGAGCGTCTGGGCGCCAAAGGCCTGTTGCTGCTGCCGCACTACCTGACCGAAGCCAGCCAGGACGGCGTTGCCGCCCACGTTGAAGCCGTGTGCAAATCGGTCAACATCGGCGTGGTGGTCTACAACCGTAACGTCTGCCGCCTGAACGCGCCGCTGCTGGAGCGTCTGGCCGAGCGCTGCCCGAACCTGATCGGCTACAAGGATGGCCTGGGTGATATCGAGTTGATGGTGTCGATCCGTCGCCGCCTCGGTGATCGCTTCACTTACCTGGGTGGTCTGCCGACCGCCGAAGTCTACGCCGCGGCCTACAAGGCCCTGGGTGTACCGGTCTACTCCTCGGCGGTGTTCAACTTCATTCCGAAAACCGCGATGGATTTCTACCACGCCATCGCTCGTGAAGATCACGCCACCGTCGGCAAGATCATCGACGACTTCTTCCTGCCATACCTGGACATCCGTAACCGCAAAGCCGGTTACGCGGTAAGCATCGTCAAGGCCGGGGCAAAAATCGCCGGTTATGACGCGGGCCCTGTGCGTGCGCCGCTGACCGATCTGACCGGCGAAGAGTACGAAATGCTCGCCGCGCTGATCGACAAGCAGGGTGCGCAATAA
- a CDS encoding ABC transporter ATP-binding protein/permease, with the protein MNQNAEYSAVNDAVRGQFFRKVWAMITPYWQSEEKAKAWTLLIAVIALSLISVGISVWFNTWYKDFYNALQQKDEEAFWRLILYFCAIAAVAIVGAVYRLYLTQMLTIRWRAWLTEKHFARWLGNKNYYQLEQGGYTDNPDQRISEDLNNFTSDTLSLGVGLLRNIVSLVSFSIILWGVSGSIEVFGVTIPGYMFWCVLVYAVVGSWLTHLIGRRLIGLNNRQQRFEADLRFSMVRVRENAESIALYNGEPNENRRLTHRFSMVWHNFWDIMKVSKRLTFFTSGYEQAAIIFPFMVAAPRYLAGKIELGELMQISSAFGNVQDSFSWFITAYQSLASWRATCDRLLSFRQAMTDNEQRAPAIDVQNSGSALKVHNLGLDLADGRHLLTSGDMTVQEGERVMLSGRSGSGKSTLLRAMGHLWPMGHGSIRLPTARYLFLPQKPYLPIGTLREALSYPQAGDTYPNERYVHVLETCRLPHLVARLDEANHWQRMLSPGEQQRLAFARALLYAPQWLYMDEATSAMDEEDEASLYQALIDELPGLSIVSVGHRSSLKRFHPRHIRIENGHLVDQTVTA; encoded by the coding sequence ATGAATCAGAACGCTGAATATTCCGCGGTCAATGATGCTGTGCGCGGGCAGTTTTTCCGAAAAGTTTGGGCGATGATCACGCCTTATTGGCAGAGCGAAGAAAAGGCCAAGGCCTGGACGTTGCTGATCGCGGTGATTGCGCTGTCGTTGATCAGCGTGGGGATCTCGGTGTGGTTCAACACCTGGTACAAGGACTTCTACAACGCCCTGCAGCAAAAGGACGAGGAGGCTTTCTGGCGGCTGATCCTGTATTTCTGCGCGATTGCCGCGGTGGCGATTGTCGGTGCGGTGTACCGGCTCTACCTGACGCAGATGCTGACGATTCGCTGGCGGGCGTGGCTCACCGAAAAGCATTTCGCCCGTTGGTTGGGCAATAAGAATTACTACCAGCTGGAGCAGGGCGGTTACACCGATAACCCGGACCAGCGCATTTCCGAAGACCTCAATAATTTCACGTCCGACACCTTGAGCCTGGGCGTCGGCCTGCTGCGCAATATCGTCAGCCTGGTGTCGTTCTCCATCATCCTCTGGGGGGTGTCGGGAAGCATCGAGGTGTTCGGGGTGACCATTCCCGGCTACATGTTCTGGTGCGTACTGGTCTATGCGGTGGTGGGTAGCTGGCTGACGCATTTGATCGGTCGTCGCTTGATCGGCCTGAATAACCGCCAACAACGCTTCGAAGCCGACCTGCGTTTCTCCATGGTGCGGGTTCGCGAGAATGCCGAAAGCATTGCGTTGTACAACGGCGAGCCCAATGAGAACCGCCGCTTGACCCATCGTTTCTCGATGGTCTGGCACAACTTCTGGGACATCATGAAAGTGTCCAAGCGCCTGACCTTCTTCACCTCCGGTTACGAGCAGGCGGCCATCATCTTCCCCTTCATGGTTGCTGCGCCACGTTACCTGGCCGGCAAGATCGAGCTGGGCGAGCTGATGCAGATAAGCTCGGCGTTCGGCAATGTCCAGGACAGCTTCAGCTGGTTTATCACCGCGTACCAGAGCCTCGCTTCATGGCGCGCCACCTGCGATCGCCTGCTCAGTTTCCGTCAGGCCATGACTGACAACGAGCAACGCGCGCCGGCCATTGACGTGCAGAACTCGGGCTCAGCCTTGAAGGTGCATAACCTGGGCCTCGACCTGGCTGACGGTCGCCACCTGTTGACCAGTGGCGACATGACCGTGCAGGAAGGCGAGCGCGTCATGCTCAGTGGTCGTTCCGGCAGCGGCAAATCGACCCTGCTGCGGGCAATGGGGCACCTGTGGCCGATGGGTCATGGCAGCATCCGCCTGCCGACGGCGCGTTATCTGTTCCTGCCGCAAAAACCGTACTTGCCGATTGGCACGTTGCGTGAGGCCCTGAGTTATCCACAGGCCGGCGATACCTATCCGAACGAGCGCTACGTGCACGTTCTGGAAACCTGTCGTTTACCGCACCTGGTGGCGCGTCTCGACGAAGCCAATCACTGGCAGCGCATGTTGTCGCCGGGTGAGCAGCAACGCCTGGCCTTTGCCCGTGCGCTGCTATATGCCCCGCAATGGCTGTACATGGACGAAGCGACTTCGGCGATGGATGAAGAAGACGAGGCGTCGCTGTATCAGGCACTGATCGATGAGTTGCCGGGCCTGAGCATTGTCAGCGTCGGCCATCGCAGCAGCCTCAAGCGCTTCCATCCGCGGCACATTCGTATCGAGAATGGCCATCTGGTGGACCAGACCGTGACTGCCTGA
- a CDS encoding response regulator transcription factor encodes MSDEIQVEGEELPHLLLVDDDATFTRVMARAMARRGFRVSTAGSAEEGLTIAQADLPDYAALDLKMDGDSGLVLLPKLLEMDPEMRVVILTGYSSIATAVEAIKRGACNYLCKPADADDVLAALLSEHADLDSLVPENPMSVDRLQWEHIQRVLTEHEGNISATARALGMHRRTLQRKLQKRPVRR; translated from the coding sequence ATGAGTGACGAAATCCAAGTCGAAGGCGAAGAACTGCCGCATTTGCTGCTGGTCGACGATGACGCGACCTTTACCCGGGTGATGGCCCGCGCCATGGCCCGCCGTGGCTTCCGTGTCAGCACCGCCGGTTCCGCCGAAGAGGGGCTGACCATCGCCCAGGCCGATCTACCGGACTATGCCGCCCTGGACCTGAAGATGGATGGCGATTCGGGCCTGGTGCTGCTGCCCAAACTGCTGGAAATGGACCCGGAAATGCGCGTGGTGATCCTCACCGGTTATTCGAGCATTGCCACCGCCGTGGAGGCGATCAAGCGTGGCGCCTGCAACTACCTGTGCAAACCGGCCGATGCCGACGACGTATTGGCCGCGCTGTTGTCCGAACACGCCGACCTCGACAGCCTGGTGCCGGAAAACCCGATGTCCGTGGACCGCCTGCAGTGGGAACACATCCAGCGCGTGTTGACCGAACACGAAGGCAACATCTCCGCCACCGCCCGTGCCCTGGGCATGCACCGCCGCACGCTGCAGCGCAAACTGCAGAAGCGTCCCGTTCGTCGCTGA
- a CDS encoding ABC transporter substrate-binding protein, whose product MRHTLVLSALLGTGLLAATSMSQAASNSLVFCSEGSPAGFDTAQYTTATDNDAAEPLYNRLAEFEKGSTNVVPGLATSWDISEDGLAYTFHLRPGVKFHTTKYFTPTRDFNADDVLFTFNRMLDPQQPFRKAYPTEFPYFNGMSLNKNIAKVEKTGPLTVVMTLNSVDAAFIQNIAMSFAAILSAEYADKLLAEGKPSDINQKPIGTGPFVFKSYQKDSNIRYTGNKHYWDPSRVKLDNLIFAINTDASVRVQKLKANECQITLHPRPADVTALKNDPALQLIEKPGFNLGYIAYNVRHKPFDQLEVRQALDMAVNKQGILNAVYQGAGQLAVNAMPPTQWSYDDTIKDAAYNPEKAKELLKAAGVKEGTEITLWAMPVQRPYNPNAKLMAEMLQADWAKIGLKVKIVSYEWGEYIKRTKNGEHDISLIGWTGDNGDPDNWLGTLYSCDAIGGNNYSMWCDPAYDKLIKQAKVVTDRDQRTVLYKQAQQYLKQQVPITPVAHSTVNQPLSAKIEGFKVSPFGRNVFSGVSIEK is encoded by the coding sequence ATGCGCCATACCTTGGTTTTATCCGCATTGCTGGGCACTGGCCTCTTGGCCGCCACGTCCATGAGCCAGGCCGCCTCCAACAGCCTGGTGTTCTGCTCCGAAGGCAGCCCCGCCGGCTTCGACACCGCGCAGTACACCACCGCGACCGATAACGACGCCGCCGAACCGCTGTATAACCGCCTGGCAGAGTTTGAAAAAGGCTCGACCAATGTCGTACCGGGCCTGGCCACCAGTTGGGATATTTCCGAGGACGGCCTCGCATACACCTTTCACCTGCGCCCGGGGGTGAAGTTTCATACAACCAAGTACTTCACACCGACTCGCGACTTCAACGCCGATGACGTGCTGTTCACGTTCAATCGCATGCTCGACCCGCAACAACCTTTCCGTAAGGCTTACCCGACCGAATTCCCGTATTTCAACGGGATGAGCCTGAACAAGAACATCGCCAAGGTCGAAAAGACCGGGCCGCTGACCGTGGTCATGACGCTAAACAGCGTCGACGCCGCGTTCATCCAGAACATCGCCATGAGCTTTGCCGCGATTCTCTCCGCCGAGTACGCCGACAAGCTGCTCGCCGAAGGCAAGCCGAGCGACATCAACCAGAAGCCCATCGGCACCGGACCGTTCGTGTTCAAGAGTTACCAGAAAGACTCGAACATCCGTTACACCGGCAACAAGCATTACTGGGACCCGAGCCGGGTCAAGCTCGACAACCTGATTTTCGCCATCAACACCGACGCCTCGGTGCGCGTGCAGAAGCTCAAGGCCAATGAGTGCCAGATCACCCTGCACCCGCGCCCCGCCGACGTGACCGCGCTGAAGAACGATCCTGCGCTGCAATTAATCGAAAAGCCCGGTTTCAACCTGGGCTACATCGCCTATAACGTGCGTCACAAGCCATTCGACCAGCTCGAAGTGCGTCAGGCGCTGGACATGGCGGTGAACAAGCAAGGCATTCTCAACGCCGTTTACCAGGGCGCTGGGCAACTGGCGGTCAACGCCATGCCGCCGACCCAATGGTCCTACGATGACACCATCAAGGACGCCGCCTACAACCCGGAAAAAGCCAAGGAACTGCTCAAGGCTGCCGGCGTGAAAGAAGGCACCGAAATCACCCTGTGGGCCATGCCCGTACAGCGCCCCTACAACCCCAACGCCAAATTGATGGCCGAAATGCTCCAGGCTGACTGGGCGAAGATCGGCCTCAAGGTCAAGATCGTCAGCTATGAATGGGGCGAGTACATCAAGCGCACCAAGAACGGTGAGCACGACATCAGCCTGATCGGCTGGACCGGTGACAACGGTGACCCGGACAACTGGCTCGGCACCCTGTACAGCTGCGATGCCATCGGTGGCAACAACTACTCCATGTGGTGTGATCCGGCTTACGACAAGCTGATCAAGCAGGCCAAGGTCGTGACCGACCGCGACCAGCGCACCGTGCTCTACAAACAGGCGCAGCAATACCTCAAGCAGCAGGTACCGATCACGCCGGTCGCCCACTCGACGGTCAACCAGCCATTGAGCGCCAAAATCGAAGGGTTCAAGGTCAGCCCTTTCGGTCGCAACGTTTTCTCGGGTGTCAGCATCGAAAAATAA
- a CDS encoding SIMPL domain-containing protein (The SIMPL domain is named for its presence in mouse protein SIMPL (signalling molecule that associates with mouse pelle-like kinase). Bacterial member BP26, from Brucella, was shown to assemble into a channel-like structure, while YggE from E. coli has been associated with resistance to oxidative stress.), with product MHTFRRSAALLALSAGTLAALPALAADELHYNQISLRAEVSQEVARDLMIVTLYTEEQNTDPAKLAADVSTTMNKALAQAKQVKDITLRQGSRNSYPIYDAKGQKITGWRERAELRLESPDFAALSKLTGELLTDLKMGGMDFAIATPTRKASEDALLKEAVTAFKARAQLATDALGGKGYKIVNLNFNSIGYPQPYMRGPMMMKAASMDAAPVTPEVEAGTSQVSMTADGSIEVLMP from the coding sequence ATGCACACATTCCGCCGCAGCGCCGCCCTCCTCGCCCTGAGTGCCGGCACCCTCGCCGCCCTTCCGGCCCTGGCCGCCGACGAGCTGCATTACAACCAGATTTCCCTGCGCGCCGAAGTCAGCCAGGAAGTGGCTCGCGACCTGATGATCGTGACCCTCTACACCGAAGAACAGAATACCGACCCGGCCAAACTCGCCGCGGACGTCAGCACCACCATGAACAAGGCCCTGGCCCAGGCCAAGCAGGTCAAGGACATCACCTTGCGCCAGGGCAGTCGCAACAGCTACCCGATCTACGACGCCAAAGGCCAGAAAATCACCGGCTGGCGCGAGCGTGCCGAACTGCGCCTGGAAAGCCCGGACTTCGCCGCACTGTCGAAGCTGACCGGCGAACTGCTCACCGACCTGAAAATGGGCGGCATGGATTTCGCCATCGCCACGCCTACGCGCAAGGCCAGCGAAGACGCCTTGCTCAAAGAGGCCGTGACGGCCTTCAAGGCCCGTGCACAATTGGCTACCGATGCCCTGGGCGGCAAGGGTTACAAAATCGTCAATCTGAACTTCAACAGCATTGGTTACCCGCAACCGTACATGCGCGGGCCGATGATGATGAAAGCCGCCAGCATGGACGCCGCTCCGGTGACGCCGGAAGTTGAGGCCGGCACCAGCCAGGTCAGCATGACGGCCGATGGATCGATTGAAGTGCTGATGCCTTGA
- a CDS encoding FadR/GntR family transcriptional regulator, whose translation MENPNDAPRLPRKRRSLAQELVTVLSEQIRDGHLKRGDKLPTESAIMDAHGVSRTVVREAISRLQAAGQVETRHGIGTFVLDTPSPSGFRIDPATVVTLRDVLAILELRISLEVESAGLAAQRRSPEQLALMRAALDALNESVSHASDAVASDFQFHLQIALATGNRYFTDIMTHLGTSIIPRTRLNSARLAHDDQQHYMNRLSREHEEIYDAIARQDSDAARAAMRLHLTNSRERLRHAHEEAEAQRG comes from the coding sequence ATGGAAAACCCGAACGACGCACCACGCCTCCCTCGCAAGCGCCGCAGCCTCGCTCAGGAACTGGTGACGGTGCTGTCCGAGCAGATCCGCGACGGTCACCTCAAGCGTGGCGACAAGTTGCCCACCGAGTCGGCGATCATGGATGCCCATGGCGTCAGCCGCACGGTGGTGCGCGAGGCGATTTCCCGTTTGCAGGCGGCCGGGCAGGTGGAAACCCGTCACGGCATCGGCACCTTCGTGCTCGATACCCCGAGCCCGAGCGGTTTCCGTATCGACCCGGCGACTGTGGTCACCCTGCGTGACGTGCTGGCCATCCTGGAACTGCGCATCAGCCTCGAAGTGGAGTCCGCCGGCCTCGCCGCGCAACGTCGCAGCCCCGAGCAGTTGGCACTGATGCGCGCGGCGCTGGATGCCCTCAATGAAAGCGTTTCCCATGCCAGCGATGCCGTGGCCTCGGACTTCCAGTTCCACCTGCAGATTGCCCTGGCGACCGGCAACCGCTACTTCACCGACATCATGACCCACCTGGGCACGAGCATCATCCCGCGTACCCGCCTCAACTCGGCGCGACTGGCCCATGACGATCAGCAGCACTACATGAATCGCCTCAGCCGCGAGCACGAAGAGATCTACGACGCCATCGCCCGCCAGGACTCCGATGCGGCGCGTGCGGCCATGCGTTTGCACCTGACCAATAGCCGCGAACGGCTGCGTCATGCCCATGAAGAGGCTGAGGCGCAGCGGGGGTAA